One Coffea arabica cultivar ET-39 chromosome 5e, Coffea Arabica ET-39 HiFi, whole genome shotgun sequence DNA segment encodes these proteins:
- the LOC113691105 gene encoding transcription factor MYB41-like: MGRSPCCDKNGLKKGPWTPEEDLKLIQHIQIHGAGNWRTLPKNAGLQRCGKSCRLRWTNYLRPDIKRGRFSFEEEEAIIQLHSVLGNKWSAIAARLPGRTDNEIKNYWNTHIRKRLLRMGIDPVTHSPRVDLLDLSSILNSAQLNLSSLLGLQTLMNPELLKLAATLISSSNQENPEILLQKLQENQSLNAQMQNQMTPINLQPTQNQFQNTPQQVPLPVQSQATPAQGNMGDVSMVSTNLNGQMCQENLIASSASLLPSPIYSYGMTDNTTADLSESSAFQSLNDSSNQNSQNFGFESVLSTPLSGSPLNSSSAFINSCNTEDERESYCSNLMKFGIPDSLDLDDFM, translated from the exons ATGGGGAGATCACCGTGTTGTGATAAAAATGGCCTCAAGAAAGGTCCATGGACTCCAGAAGAAGATCTCAAACTCATTCAACATATCCAGATCCATGGAGCAGGCAACTGGCGAACCCTCCCAAAAAATGCTG GGCTTCAAAGATGTGGAAAAAGTTGCCGGCTTCGCTGGACAAACTATTTAAGGCCAGATATCAAGAGAGGAAGATTCtcttttgaagaagaagaggccATTATTCAGCTGCATAGTGTTCTTGGAAACAA GTGGTCTGCTATAGCAGCTCGCTTGCCTGGAAGGACAGACAACGAAATCAAGAATTATTGGAATACTCATATTAGAAAAAGACTCCTTCGCATGGGAATTGATCCAGTGACTCATAGTCCTCGTGTGGATCTTTTAGATTTATCATCAATTCTCAACTCAGCTCAGCTTAATCTTTCAAGCCTACTTGGGCTACAAACTCTGATGAATCCAGAACTGTTGAAACTTGCTGCTACTCTCATATCATCATCAAATCAAGAAAACCCTGAAATTTTATtgcaaaaacttcaagaaaatcagTCACTCAACGCTCAAATGCAAAACCAAATGACCCCTATCAATCTTCAACCTACCCAAAATCAGTTCCAAAATACACCTCAACAAGTTCCACTTCCAGTTCAAAGTCAAGCTACTCCTGCGCAAGGCAACATGGGGGATGTTTCCATGGTTTCGACGAATTTGAATGGACAAATGTGTCAAGAAAATTTGATTGCTTCAAGCGCAAGTCTTCTTCCTTCACCAATTTATAGCTATGGAATGACCGATAATACTACTGCAGATCTTTCAGAAAGTTCAGCTTTCCAGTCATTGAATGATAGCAGCAATCAAAACAGCCAGAACTTTGGTTTCGAGTCGGTTTTATCCACGCCTTTATCAGGTTCACCCTTGAATTCATCGTCTGCTTTCATTAACAGTTGCAATACTGAAGACGAGAGAGAAAGCTATTGCAGTAACTTGATGAAGTTTGGAATTCCAGACAGTTTAGACCTTGATgatttcatgtaa